A genome region from Brooklawnia propionicigenes includes the following:
- a CDS encoding aspartate aminotransferase family protein: protein MLRNALPKIVTKVLPGPQAAQIIARRAQAVPSAIRCDYPVVIDRAEGAMVADVDGNIFVDWVGGVGVLNVGYSHPDVLAAIHAQTDRYLHAMANIITHPGYVELAEALASRAPIRGERRRAYFTNSGAEADENAVKLAKAFTGRPNIIVFSGAFHGRTLLTMAMTSKKAYARGMGPFPDGVYRADFPNLYRAPAGLEGSDAIAYYLSSLEQVFEQASLPEYVAAIVVEPVQGEGGFIPAPLEWVQAVREICDRHGILLIVDEVQSGFCRTGRLFASDYWAEAGIRPDILATAKSIAAGLPLSAIIAREEITESVPAGVIGGTFGGNAVACAAGLAVLRVMERDQLARRAIEIGAIVTARYRAWAERFDVIGDIRGLGAMIGLEFVKDRTTKEPYPELVRDLIAEAASRGLLIESAGTCGNVIRFLAPLVITDAQIAAGLDILEASLEASVPRVPQTAGSTPGAA, encoded by the coding sequence ATGTTGCGAAACGCACTTCCCAAGATCGTCACCAAGGTGCTCCCCGGGCCTCAGGCAGCTCAGATCATCGCCCGGCGCGCTCAAGCCGTACCGAGCGCCATCCGATGCGACTATCCCGTCGTCATCGACCGGGCCGAAGGAGCCATGGTCGCCGACGTCGACGGCAACATCTTCGTCGACTGGGTCGGCGGCGTCGGCGTCCTCAATGTCGGGTACTCGCACCCCGATGTGCTCGCCGCGATCCACGCACAGACCGACCGTTACCTGCACGCGATGGCCAACATCATCACCCATCCCGGCTACGTCGAACTCGCCGAGGCGCTGGCCTCCCGGGCTCCCATCCGTGGCGAACGCCGCCGCGCGTATTTCACCAACAGCGGCGCCGAGGCCGACGAGAACGCCGTGAAGCTCGCCAAGGCATTCACTGGGCGCCCCAACATCATCGTCTTCTCCGGTGCGTTCCACGGACGCACGCTGCTGACCATGGCCATGACCTCGAAGAAGGCCTACGCCCGGGGAATGGGCCCATTCCCCGACGGTGTCTACCGGGCTGATTTCCCGAACCTCTATCGCGCCCCCGCAGGCCTGGAGGGCAGCGACGCCATCGCCTACTACCTCAGCTCGTTGGAGCAGGTGTTCGAGCAGGCCTCGCTGCCGGAATACGTGGCTGCCATCGTCGTGGAGCCGGTGCAGGGCGAGGGCGGATTCATCCCCGCTCCCTTGGAATGGGTGCAGGCGGTGCGCGAGATCTGCGATCGCCACGGCATCCTGCTCATCGTCGACGAGGTGCAAAGCGGCTTCTGCCGAACCGGCCGCCTGTTCGCCAGCGACTACTGGGCCGAGGCCGGCATCCGGCCCGACATCCTGGCCACGGCCAAGTCCATCGCCGCGGGCCTGCCACTGAGCGCGATCATCGCGCGGGAAGAGATCACCGAATCCGTCCCGGCGGGGGTCATCGGAGGCACCTTCGGCGGGAACGCCGTGGCTTGCGCCGCGGGGCTGGCGGTGCTGCGTGTGATGGAACGCGACCAGCTCGCCCGCCGCGCCATCGAGATCGGCGCAATCGTTACCGCGCGCTATCGCGCGTGGGCCGAGCGCTTCGATGTGATCGGTGATATCCGCGGCCTGGGTGCGATGATCGGGCTCGAGTTTGTGAAGGACCGGACGACCAAGGAGCCCTACCCCGAACTCGTCCGCGATCTCATCGCCGAAGCAGCCTCCCGAGGCTTACTCATCGAGAGCGCGGGTACCTGCGGCAACGTCATCCGCTTCCTCGCTCCCCTCGTCATCACCGATGCCCAGATCGCAGCCGGCCTCGACATCCTCGAGGCCTCGTTGGAGGCATCTGTCCCCCGCGTGCCGCAGACCGCCGGATCCACACCGGGCGCCGCATGA
- a CDS encoding AAA family ATPase: MSSRFVVTLARQFGSLGRPIARTVSESLGIDYYDRDIVELAAQEMGLPVSTVTKAEESARPAFFSMSEPLGTGTIALQDAVFAAQRRVILNLAERGPCIIVGRCADHILEERPEVMKIFVYAPYPQRLRNCVEHLHMTIPDAKKTIAAVDKARESYHRHYCGYSVADKDHKHLMLDSSLLGIDGTCDALCYLIRARFGLS; this comes from the coding sequence ATGTCATCAAGGTTCGTCGTCACACTCGCTCGTCAGTTCGGCAGCCTGGGGCGTCCCATCGCACGCACCGTGAGTGAAAGCCTCGGCATCGACTACTACGACCGCGACATCGTAGAGCTCGCCGCCCAGGAAATGGGGCTTCCCGTCTCGACGGTCACCAAGGCCGAGGAGAGCGCGCGTCCGGCGTTCTTCAGCATGAGTGAACCCCTCGGCACCGGCACGATCGCCCTCCAGGACGCGGTCTTCGCCGCTCAGCGCCGGGTCATTCTCAACCTCGCCGAACGGGGGCCGTGCATCATCGTCGGACGATGCGCAGATCACATCCTCGAGGAGCGCCCGGAGGTGATGAAGATCTTCGTCTACGCACCCTATCCCCAGCGGCTGCGCAACTGCGTCGAACACCTCCATATGACGATCCCCGATGCCAAGAAGACCATCGCGGCCGTCGACAAGGCACGCGAGTCCTACCACCGGCACTACTGCGGCTATTCCGTGGCCGACAAAGACCACAAACACCTCATGCTGGATTCCAGCCTGCTGGGAATCGACGGCACCTGCGACGCCCTGTGTTATCTGATCCGCGCCAGGTTCGGCCTTTCCTAG